In a genomic window of Allomeiothermus silvanus DSM 9946:
- a CDS encoding NAD(P)/FAD-dependent oxidoreductase, with amino-acid sequence MMRTDVTIIGAGPAGLFAAFYVGMRNLSVRIIDPLPEPGGQLSALYPEKYIYDIAGFPKVLAKDIVANLVEQLEPFKPVYSLGERAEKLEEDNGDFVIQTSAGHSYRTGSIVIAAGVGAFEPRRIGCPGEADFVGHGVYYAVKSPEEFRGKRVLIVGGGDSAVDWTLGLKDRAHVTTIHRRDAFRAHGATVNQMRAAAEAGEIRLLTPYEVKSIEGDGQVRRATIFHNQTKEETVLELDAVIILAGYISKLGPLASWGLELEGNKIKVNSKMETSRPGIFGCGDIVTYPGKLPLIALGFGEASIAANHAAAYANPALKINPGHSSEKADHVPALSEKAVAE; translated from the coding sequence ATTATGCGGACGGACGTGACCATCATCGGTGCTGGTCCAGCGGGTCTTTTTGCGGCTTTTTACGTGGGGATGCGCAACCTCAGCGTGCGCATCATCGACCCCCTTCCCGAGCCCGGTGGTCAGCTCTCCGCCCTCTACCCCGAGAAGTACATCTACGACATTGCCGGCTTCCCCAAGGTGCTGGCTAAAGATATCGTCGCCAACCTGGTGGAGCAGCTCGAGCCCTTCAAACCGGTCTACAGTCTAGGTGAGCGGGCTGAGAAGCTCGAGGAGGACAACGGTGACTTCGTGATCCAGACCTCGGCGGGCCACAGCTACCGCACCGGCTCCATCGTGATCGCCGCAGGGGTAGGGGCCTTCGAGCCCCGTAGGATCGGCTGCCCTGGTGAGGCTGATTTCGTGGGTCACGGAGTTTATTATGCCGTCAAAAGTCCTGAGGAGTTTCGTGGTAAACGGGTGCTAATCGTAGGGGGTGGGGATAGCGCGGTTGACTGGACACTGGGACTCAAAGATCGGGCCCACGTTACCACCATCCACCGACGCGACGCTTTCCGCGCCCACGGGGCCACAGTCAATCAGATGCGGGCGGCTGCCGAAGCCGGGGAGATCCGCCTCCTCACCCCCTACGAGGTCAAGAGCATCGAGGGAGACGGGCAGGTTCGCAGAGCAACAATTTTCCATAATCAAACCAAAGAAGAGACCGTACTCGAGCTGGACGCGGTGATTATCCTAGCCGGGTATATCTCTAAGTTGGGGCCGCTGGCCAGTTGGGGGCTCGAGCTCGAGGGCAATAAAATCAAGGTCAACTCCAAGATGGAGACCAGCCGCCCCGGTATCTTCGGCTGCGGGGATATCGTGACCTACCCGGGCAAGCTCCCCCTAATCGCCTTAGGTTTCGGGGAGGCTTCGATCGCCGCGAACCACGCCGCCGCCTATGCCAACCCAGCCCTCAAGATCAACCCCGGCCACTCCTCCGAGAAAGCCGACCACGTCCCGGCGCTGTCGGAAAAAGCTGTAGCGGAGTAA